GGACTGTACGCCCAGTTCGCGCCCGGCATCCCGGAGTGGAACCTGCGTGGCACCGTCGTCGCCGACGACCAGGGCGGGTTCGCGGTGACCACCGTCCAGCCGGCCCCCTACCAGATCCCCACCGACGGATCCTGCGGCAGGCTCGTCGCCGCCGCCGGATGGCACCCATGGCGCCCCGCGCACCTGCACCTGAAGGTCTCCGCACCGGGCCACGAAACCCTCACCACGCAGCTCTACTTCAAGGGCGGCGCCTACGTCGACGACGACGTGGCCTCCGCCGTGAAGCCCGAACTGGTGCTGGACCCGACCCCCTCGGCGGGCGGCGTCGCCGAGGTCACCTACGACTTCGTCCTCGACAAGGCGTGACCGGCCGTGCTCTTCGCCGTCCAGATGACCGTCCACCTGCCGCCCGACATGGACGGGGACCTGCGGGAGGCGACACTCGCCGCCGAGAAGGAGTACGCGCAGCGGCTCCAACGCGGCGGTGAGTGGCTCCACCTGTGGCGCCACGCCGGCCGGTACGCCAACCTCAGCGTCTTCGACGTCACCGACGCCGACCGGCTCAACGACATCCTGTGGGGTCTGCCGCTCTTTCCCTACATGCACCTCACCGTCCAGCCGCTCGCCCGTCACCCGTCGGCCCTCGGCTGACGGGCAGGGCCGCTCGCGGTCTCATCGTGCGCCTACCTTCGCCACAGGTGCGGAACAGCTTTCGTCCGCACAGTGGTGGTGTTCGCGCCGCAAAGAGTGAGGGAAGTACCGATGGGCCGAGTGCCGAAAGCTGATCAGACGCCCGAAGGGCCGGCATACGAAGGGCGACCGCTCGCCCGTCCGAACGAGGACGTGGTGGATCAGGGCGCCGGTTTCGATGTGAGGACCCTTCTCACACGGAGGCGGTGGCTGGGCCTCGTCGGGGCCGGGGTGAGTTCCGTCGCGCTCGCCGCCTGTTCCGCGGGTGAGGCGATGACCACCCGCGTGGCTTCGTCGGCGAGCGGATCGGCCGGCTCCGGTACCTCGGACGGAGAGATCCCGGAGGAGACCAACGGGCCGTACCCGGCCGACGGCACGAACGACGTCAACATCCTCGAGCGGTCGGGCATCGTGCGCAGTGACATCACCTCGAGTCTCGACGGAGGGACGACCGTCGAGGGTGTGCCGCTCACCCTCACGTTCACGGTCACCGACATGGCCAACGACGATGCCGCGTTCGAGGGCGTCGCGGTATACGTGTGGCAGTGTGACGCGCAGGGTCTGTACTCGATGTACTCCGAGGGCGTCGAGAACGAGACGTACCTGCGAGGGGTGCAGATCGCCGACGCGGAGGGCCGGGTGACGTTCAAGACCATCGTGCCCGGCTGCTACACCGGACGTTGGCCGCACCTCCACTTCGAGGTCTATCCCGACGCCGATTCCGCGACCGACGTCACCAACGCCCTCGCGACGTCCCAGCTGGCCCTGCCCGCCGACATGCTCGCCGAGGTCTACGCCCTTGACGGCTACTCCGGGTCCACGAAGAACCTCGAGGGCGTGGGCACCAAGATCTCCGACGACGACATCTTCGCCGAAGGAGACTGGAAGCTTCAGACGCCTACGGTCTCCGGGGACGTCGACTCCGGCTACACCGCGAAGCTGACCGTCGCGGTCGACACGACCACCGAGCCGACCCGTGGCGGGGACGGCGGTGGTCAGCCGCCCAACGGCACCCCGCCCAACGGCACGCCGCCGAGCGGGACACCGTCCGCCACAGCGGGACAGTCGGCCTGAGTAACGCCACTCGCGGCTGGCCGGGACACGACGCGACCACACACGCGTCGTCTCCCGGACCGGCTGTGGGCGGCACACGTGTCGTACGGGGGACAGCAGGTGGCGTCGGCCTGGGTGAGCCGGTCAGGCTCGTCGAGGTTCAGGAACGGAAGTAGCGGCC
The DNA window shown above is from Streptomyces sp. NBC_00670 and carries:
- a CDS encoding intradiol ring-cleavage dioxygenase, translated to MTTRVASSASGSAGSGTSDGEIPEETNGPYPADGTNDVNILERSGIVRSDITSSLDGGTTVEGVPLTLTFTVTDMANDDAAFEGVAVYVWQCDAQGLYSMYSEGVENETYLRGVQIADAEGRVTFKTIVPGCYTGRWPHLHFEVYPDADSATDVTNALATSQLALPADMLAEVYALDGYSGSTKNLEGVGTKISDDDIFAEGDWKLQTPTVSGDVDSGYTAKLTVAVDTTTEPTRGGDGGGQPPNGTPPNGTPPSGTPSATAGQSA
- a CDS encoding muconolactone Delta-isomerase family protein, whose amino-acid sequence is MLFAVQMTVHLPPDMDGDLREATLAAEKEYAQRLQRGGEWLHLWRHAGRYANLSVFDVTDADRLNDILWGLPLFPYMHLTVQPLARHPSALG